From a single Bacillus pumilus genomic region:
- a CDS encoding fatty acid desaturase — MTTSTNSKQQATLRKQVGQFSGANSKKSIMQLFNTFIPFLGLWFLAYYSLNISYLLTLFFAVIAAGFLVRVFIIFHDCCHQSFFKQKPLNHLFGFVTGVLTLFPYLQWQRDHSIHHATSSNLDKRGTGDIWLLTVKEYQEASAWTKFRYRFYRNPFVMFILGPIFVFLLKNRFNVKSARKKERWNTYFTNVTIIALAAATCLLFGWQEFLLVQGPIFLISGSIGVWLFYVQHTFEDSYFEADEHWNYVQAAVEGSSFYKLPKLLQWLTGNIGYHHVHHLSPRVPNYLLEDAHEHSEPLQNVPTITLKTSLESMKFRLWDEETKAFVTFREARQSKKVNVPVIKADILKKNA, encoded by the coding sequence ATGACGACTTCAACAAACTCGAAGCAGCAAGCCACTTTAAGAAAACAGGTAGGCCAATTCTCTGGTGCTAATTCGAAAAAAAGTATCATGCAGCTCTTTAATACATTTATTCCATTTTTGGGGCTTTGGTTTCTTGCCTATTATAGCCTGAACATCTCCTACCTTTTAACCCTCTTCTTTGCGGTTATTGCAGCTGGTTTTTTAGTACGCGTCTTTATTATTTTTCACGACTGCTGCCATCAATCCTTTTTTAAACAGAAGCCGCTGAATCACCTGTTCGGTTTTGTAACGGGCGTACTCACCCTTTTCCCTTATCTTCAATGGCAAAGAGATCATTCAATTCACCATGCCACAAGCAGTAACCTAGACAAACGAGGTACTGGCGACATTTGGCTCCTAACAGTCAAAGAATATCAAGAAGCATCAGCTTGGACGAAATTCCGCTACAGATTTTATCGTAATCCTTTTGTGATGTTTATTTTAGGACCGATCTTTGTTTTTCTCTTAAAAAACCGTTTCAACGTAAAAAGTGCCCGTAAAAAAGAGCGCTGGAACACATATTTCACAAACGTGACCATTATAGCATTAGCAGCCGCTACGTGCCTTCTCTTTGGCTGGCAGGAGTTCTTGCTTGTTCAAGGTCCGATCTTCCTGATTTCAGGATCTATCGGTGTATGGTTATTTTATGTACAGCATACATTTGAGGATTCTTACTTTGAAGCAGATGAACATTGGAACTATGTGCAGGCAGCTGTAGAAGGAAGCTCCTTTTACAAATTGCCGAAACTTCTTCAATGGTTGACAGGTAACATTGGCTATCACCATGTTCATCATTTAAGTCCAAGGGTACCGAATTATCTTTTAGAGGATGCCCATGAGCACAGTGAGCCGCTACAGAATGTACCAACCATCACGTTGAAAACAAGCCTTGAGTCAATGAAATTCAGACTGTGGGATGAGGAAACGAAAGCATTTGTTACCTTTAGAGAGGCACGACAATCTAAAAAGGTGAACGTCCCTGTCATCAAAGCAGACATTCTTAAGAAAAATGCATAA